The following are from one region of the Phormidium sp. PBR-2020 genome:
- a CDS encoding aminotransferase class I/II-fold pyridoxal phosphate-dependent enzyme, protein MQSNTPFLNALKAQANTPQTPFYFPGHKRGEGIAQPLKEWLGHAVFQGDLPELPELDNLFQPQGPLRQAQELAAAAFGAKQTWFLTNGSTAGVIAAILATCNPGETLALARNSHQCAIAGLILAGVDPVFIQPDYDPQWDMALRVTPEALEATLTKNSDIKAVLVVSPTYHGICSDVASLADCCHRHQIPLIVDEAHGAHFGFHPQLPPSALESNADVVIQSTHKSLTALSQGAMLHYQGDRISPDRIQAAFPLVQSTSPNALILASLDMARQQMASQGHQQLQSCLDLAHYLRSHLSQLPAVALSPHADDLTRLTLRLGQQTGYALDEQLTTDFGVICELPQLHHLTFALTVGNRPPDGDRLLQAIQQLAQSAPIPTPLPLTHLPPLPPLSLSPRQAHFAPKEPLPRHQALGRISGELICPYPPGIPLLIPGERITESTLNQLQTTLAAGGLLTGCKDVTGELLRVTARNS, encoded by the coding sequence TTGCAGTCTAATACTCCCTTTTTAAACGCACTTAAAGCTCAAGCCAACACCCCTCAAACTCCCTTTTACTTTCCCGGCCATAAACGGGGAGAAGGAATTGCCCAACCCTTAAAAGAATGGCTCGGCCATGCAGTCTTTCAGGGAGACTTGCCAGAACTGCCGGAACTCGATAACCTCTTCCAACCCCAGGGCCCCCTTCGCCAGGCCCAAGAGTTAGCCGCCGCCGCCTTTGGCGCAAAACAGACCTGGTTTTTAACCAATGGTTCCACCGCAGGCGTGATCGCCGCCATCTTGGCAACCTGCAACCCCGGCGAGACCTTAGCCCTGGCCCGCAATAGTCATCAATGTGCGATCGCCGGCCTAATTTTAGCGGGAGTTGACCCTGTTTTCATTCAACCAGACTATGACCCCCAATGGGATATGGCACTGAGGGTCACCCCAGAAGCCTTAGAAGCCACCTTAACCAAAAATTCTGACATCAAAGCCGTTTTAGTCGTCTCCCCCACCTATCACGGCATTTGTAGCGATGTTGCCAGCTTAGCGGACTGTTGCCATCGTCATCAAATTCCCCTAATTGTGGACGAAGCCCATGGGGCCCATTTCGGCTTTCATCCTCAATTGCCCCCCTCCGCCTTAGAGAGCAACGCCGATGTGGTGATTCAGTCCACCCATAAGAGTTTAACCGCCTTATCCCAGGGAGCGATGTTACATTATCAGGGCGATCGCATCTCCCCAGATCGCATCCAAGCCGCGTTCCCCCTCGTGCAGTCCACCAGCCCCAACGCCCTGATTTTGGCCAGCTTAGACATGGCCCGGCAACAGATGGCCAGCCAAGGACACCAGCAGTTACAATCCTGTTTAGACCTAGCCCACTATCTACGATCGCACCTCAGCCAACTCCCCGCCGTTGCCCTTTCCCCCCACGCCGACGATCTCACCCGCCTCACCCTACGGCTCGGACAACAAACCGGCTACGCCCTCGATGAACAACTCACCACAGACTTCGGCGTCATCTGCGAACTCCCCCAATTGCATCATCTCACCTTTGCCCTCACCGTCGGTAACCGTCCCCCAGACGGCGATCGGCTTCTCCAAGCCATCCAACAACTCGCCCAATCCGCCCCAATCCCAACCCCGCTCCCCCTCACCCATTTACCCCCACTCCCCCCTCTCAGCCTCAGCCCTCGTCAGGCCCATTTCGCCCCCAAAGAACCCCTCCCTCGCCACCAAGCCCTCGGACGCATTTCTGGAGAACTCATTTGCCCCTATCCTCCAGGGATTCCCCTCCTCATCCCCGGTGAACGTATCACCGAGAGCACCTTAAACCAGTTACAAACGACCCTAGCCGCCGGAGGCCTCCTAACGGGGTGTAAGGATGTAACAGGAGAACTTCTACGTGTCACAGCGAGGAATAGCTGA